A section of the Streptomyces sp. CG1 genome encodes:
- a CDS encoding TetR/AcrR family transcriptional regulator, with protein MTGIEGGSARPGRPLRADAQRNEDRLLEAAADAFAREGAGASVKDIARAAGVGVGTLYRRFPSKELLIEAIYRQEVQRLCEAAQHLTATQSPVDALRTWMERFIDFMAAKQGMADALAVVLTDESEKVHTRSLLADAIAHLLGAAEGQSVARPGVEAQDVLMALGGISLMAASEERRDLATRLIDLLLHGVVTS; from the coding sequence GTGACCGGCATCGAGGGGGGCTCGGCGCGGCCCGGCAGGCCGCTGCGCGCCGACGCGCAACGCAATGAGGACCGACTGCTGGAGGCGGCAGCGGACGCCTTCGCCCGTGAGGGAGCGGGCGCCTCGGTCAAGGACATCGCCCGTGCGGCAGGTGTCGGCGTCGGCACCCTCTACCGCCGGTTCCCCTCCAAGGAACTGCTGATCGAGGCGATCTACCGACAAGAAGTACAGCGCCTGTGCGAGGCGGCACAGCACCTCACCGCCACACAGTCACCGGTGGACGCGCTGCGGACCTGGATGGAGCGCTTCATCGACTTCATGGCCGCCAAGCAGGGCATGGCCGACGCGCTGGCCGTGGTCCTCACCGACGAGAGCGAGAAGGTACACACCCGGTCACTGCTCGCCGACGCCATCGCCCACCTGCTCGGCGCCGCGGAGGGGCAGTCGGTGGCACGGCCAGGGGTCGAGGCGCAGGACGTGCTGATGGCCCTCGGTGGAATCAGCCTCATGGCCGCCAGCGAAGAACGACGCGACCTGGCCACCAGACTCATCGACCTGCTCCTGCACGGCGTCGTGACGAGCTGA
- a CDS encoding SDR family NAD(P)-dependent oxidoreductase: protein MTDSLLTTPFGAQTTAAEVLAGIGLSGQRAIITGGTSGIGRETARVLAAAGAAVTIGVRDLAAGVRVAEEIAPANGPGTVDAAPLDLVDQKSVHAFVAAWRGPLHILVLNAGVMASPLERTKEGWEMQFATNHLGHFALATGLHSALTAAHGARVVAVSSVGHVNGGVIFDDINFEQRPYDPWAAYSQSKTANVLFAVEAGRRWATDLIAVNALNPGRITSTRLGRHIGDISNSPASFDPTSTDVSWKNIEQGAATSVLLAASPLAKGVTGRYFEDCNEAGPHRPGVRRGVAAHAVDLHNAARLWQVSLDMLTAVSTAA, encoded by the coding sequence ATGACCGACAGCCTCCTCACGACCCCGTTCGGGGCGCAGACCACCGCCGCCGAGGTACTGGCAGGCATCGGCCTGAGCGGCCAGCGCGCCATCATCACCGGGGGCACTTCCGGCATCGGACGTGAAACCGCCCGCGTCCTGGCCGCCGCCGGCGCCGCGGTGACCATCGGCGTCCGCGACCTGGCCGCCGGCGTGCGGGTCGCGGAGGAGATCGCACCGGCAAACGGTCCGGGAACGGTCGACGCCGCGCCGCTCGACCTCGTCGATCAGAAATCGGTGCACGCCTTTGTGGCGGCGTGGCGGGGGCCGCTGCACATCCTGGTCCTCAACGCCGGCGTGATGGCCTCGCCGCTGGAGCGGACGAAGGAAGGCTGGGAAATGCAGTTCGCCACCAACCACCTCGGCCACTTCGCCCTCGCCACCGGCCTGCACAGCGCACTGACAGCAGCCCACGGTGCACGCGTGGTCGCCGTCAGCTCTGTCGGCCACGTCAACGGCGGCGTGATCTTCGACGACATCAACTTCGAGCAGCGCCCCTACGACCCATGGGCTGCCTACAGTCAGTCCAAGACCGCCAATGTCCTGTTCGCGGTCGAGGCGGGCCGCCGCTGGGCGACCGACCTCATCGCCGTCAACGCCCTCAACCCGGGCCGCATCACCAGCACCCGGCTCGGCCGCCACATCGGGGACATCTCCAACAGCCCGGCCTCGTTCGACCCCACCAGCACCGACGTGTCCTGGAAGAACATCGAGCAGGGTGCCGCGACCTCGGTACTGCTCGCCGCCTCTCCGTTGGCCAAGGGCGTGACCGGCCGGTACTTCGAGGACTGCAACGAGGCCGGCCCGCACCGGCCTGGTGTGCGCCGAGGAGTCGCCGCCCACGCGGTGGACCTTCACAACGCGGCCCGCCTGTGGCAGGTCTCCCTCGACATGCTCACGGCCGTCTCCACGGCCGCCTGA
- a CDS encoding alpha/beta fold hydrolase, translated as MEMRGPMHSRRQFLGAAAATAVTAQFAMGDTAQAQSESREHMAHPGVDPAKRTSFGPVKQIHAGELDVGYVEAGPANGQAVLLMHGWPYDIHSYEAVTPLLAAKGYRVIVPYLRGHGTTRFLSSKTPRNAQQSAFAVDIVALMDALKIDKAVLAGYDWGSRTGDIIAALWPERCKALISVTGYLIVNVEANKMPTPPKSEWAWWYQYYFSTGRGVLGLQEYRRDLARLVWKFNSPTWNFDEATFDRTAAAFGNPDYVSIVIDNYRWRLGLAKGQPRYDELEKRLAAAPVIKVPTITIDGAHDPFTPPGNGSAYRKKFAGKYAHRTLDVGHNVPQEDPQGFAAAVVEVDGF; from the coding sequence ATGGAAATGCGCGGACCCATGCATAGCCGTCGTCAATTCCTCGGAGCCGCAGCCGCAACCGCCGTGACGGCCCAGTTCGCCATGGGGGACACTGCGCAGGCACAGTCGGAATCGCGAGAACACATGGCTCATCCCGGGGTCGATCCTGCGAAACGGACGTCGTTTGGCCCGGTGAAGCAGATCCACGCCGGGGAACTCGACGTGGGGTACGTCGAAGCCGGACCGGCGAATGGGCAGGCGGTCCTGCTCATGCACGGCTGGCCCTACGACATTCACAGCTACGAGGCGGTCACGCCATTGCTCGCGGCCAAGGGGTACAGGGTGATCGTCCCCTATCTGCGCGGCCATGGCACCACGCGATTCCTGTCGAGCAAAACGCCCAGGAACGCACAACAGTCGGCGTTCGCCGTCGACATCGTCGCGCTGATGGACGCCCTGAAGATCGACAAGGCCGTTCTCGCCGGGTACGACTGGGGATCGCGGACGGGCGACATCATTGCGGCCCTCTGGCCGGAGCGCTGCAAAGCGCTGATCTCGGTGACCGGCTACCTCATTGTGAATGTCGAGGCCAACAAGATGCCGACGCCGCCGAAGAGCGAATGGGCCTGGTGGTATCAGTACTACTTCTCTACCGGAAGAGGCGTACTCGGCCTCCAGGAGTACCGGCGCGATCTGGCCAGACTGGTCTGGAAGTTCAACTCCCCGACCTGGAACTTCGACGAGGCAACCTTCGATCGGACGGCAGCGGCATTCGGCAACCCCGATTACGTCAGCATCGTGATCGACAACTACCGCTGGCGCCTTGGGCTCGCGAAGGGTCAGCCGCGGTATGACGAGCTGGAAAAGCGTCTGGCCGCGGCGCCGGTCATCAAGGTGCCGACGATCACCATCGACGGAGCGCACGATCCGTTCACCCCTCCGGGGAACGGGTCCGCGTATCGCAAGAAGTTCGCAGGCAAGTACGCGCACCGAACCCTGGACGTAGGGCACAACGTTCCGCAGGAGGACCCGCAGGGGTTCGCGGCGGCTGTCGTGGAGGTCGACGGGTTCTGA
- a CDS encoding alpha/beta fold hydrolase has product MVLVHGAFADGSGWNAVVQRLQQDGYQVIAPPNTLRGIPQDSSYLNSLLKTIKGPIVLVGHSYAGEVISQAAAGVDDVRALVYINAIMPDKGESFASLSGKFAAAPLTKALRQVPFRNGDGTTGTDVYIQPAKLHATFAQDLSQQQASVLASTQRPIAQSAFTDKLTEAAWRDKPVYVLVGTQDRAINPSLERYEAKRAHARKTVEINSSHVSLISHPQAVTDLILSAAHDSGHQ; this is encoded by the coding sequence GTGGTGCTCGTACACGGGGCATTCGCCGACGGGTCCGGCTGGAACGCAGTGGTACAGCGCCTGCAGCAGGACGGCTATCAGGTCATCGCCCCGCCGAACACGCTGCGCGGCATACCCCAGGACTCGTCGTACCTGAACAGCCTCCTCAAGACCATCAAGGGGCCGATCGTCCTCGTCGGACACTCCTACGCCGGCGAGGTGATCTCACAGGCGGCCGCCGGCGTCGACGACGTCAGGGCACTCGTGTACATCAACGCGATCATGCCGGACAAGGGAGAGTCCTTCGCCAGCCTTTCCGGCAAATTCGCGGCAGCCCCGCTCACCAAGGCGCTGAGGCAAGTCCCATTCCGTAACGGCGACGGCACCACGGGCACCGACGTGTACATCCAGCCCGCCAAACTCCACGCCACCTTCGCCCAGGACCTCTCCCAGCAGCAGGCGTCCGTCCTGGCATCGACGCAGCGCCCGATCGCACAGTCGGCCTTCACCGACAAACTTACCGAAGCAGCCTGGCGGGACAAGCCCGTCTACGTGCTCGTCGGCACCCAGGACCGGGCCATCAACCCGAGCCTCGAACGGTACGAGGCCAAACGCGCACACGCACGCAAGACAGTGGAGATCAACTCCTCGCACGTGTCCTTGATCTCCCACCCCCAAGCCGTCACGGATCTCATCCTCAGCGCGGCCCACGACTCCGGCCACCAGTAG
- a CDS encoding trehalose-6-phosphate synthase, translated as MGGNTGLSKVLVSDVDGTLLGGEGQDRRRLCNALKRNPDITVVYATGRGLASVQALLRDEPLMPIPRWIIADVGASVIDGSRMVHVKAMEGRLRAGWPGSDRVRSALRGFPQLVYQDGVPQEGRCSFYLNPEDLSAELTSTVKALGCSWSYASGRYFDVLPARASKGRALRLLACQLGWPRHAMLVAGDSLNDLSLFSQGTHAVIVANAEPALAAGVPMSELVHRSPREGAGAVLEGLERLGWLVRRSVVVGYHRSPVRWYDGAWRSPSSPNGILPTLQAALTGGRLDAVWAAAHTGETLPPAQPLPIADGLALSLLPLDPDRWAGYFHRACKETLWPALVNQPDLIRDRPVHWADYEAVNTAFACHIGSLAAQAGTVWLHDYNLWLVPAVLKVHRPDLAIGLFHHTPFPHPDVFRRIPAAAQLRDSLAQLDWAGFHTADCADNFRRLLAGIAGPTPRVGVHPLGIDRDAVAGLARTRPQRHHGSDGTQLVLSVERLDYAKAPVQKIRALDTLLGQEPRHREQVRYRLVCPPPEAGIRAYDSTRAELEAAINRINRRWRTKSWEPVQYIPRNLDFPEIVDNYLAADVFWVASLADGMNLTAQEYVTARHATGQPGVLVLSRHTGVAQHLGTAAVLTDPLLPHGLVVSLSAALAMSVDERAAHITRLAGLLDLPNPAEWALTVIDAIRESVSERSRKSVM; from the coding sequence GTGGGCGGGAACACCGGCTTGTCCAAGGTGCTCGTGTCCGACGTGGACGGCACCCTGCTGGGAGGCGAAGGGCAGGATCGGCGGCGTTTGTGCAACGCTCTGAAGCGGAACCCGGACATCACGGTCGTCTATGCGACTGGACGCGGCCTTGCCTCCGTACAGGCGCTCCTGCGGGATGAGCCTCTGATGCCGATCCCGCGCTGGATCATCGCCGATGTCGGGGCCAGTGTCATCGATGGTTCCCGGATGGTCCATGTGAAAGCCATGGAAGGTCGGCTGCGCGCTGGATGGCCGGGCTCCGATCGTGTGCGGTCGGCGCTGAGAGGGTTCCCGCAGCTCGTGTATCAGGATGGCGTTCCTCAGGAAGGCCGTTGCTCCTTCTATCTGAACCCCGAAGATCTCTCGGCGGAACTCACCTCCACGGTGAAGGCGCTGGGGTGCTCCTGGTCGTACGCTTCGGGCCGGTACTTCGATGTCCTGCCGGCCAGGGCGAGCAAGGGGCGCGCACTGCGGCTGCTGGCTTGTCAACTGGGGTGGCCCCGACATGCGATGCTCGTGGCCGGCGACTCCCTCAACGACCTTTCGCTGTTCTCCCAGGGCACGCACGCGGTCATCGTGGCCAACGCGGAACCCGCCCTGGCCGCTGGCGTCCCCATGAGCGAACTGGTCCACCGCTCCCCCCGGGAAGGAGCCGGCGCCGTCCTTGAGGGGCTGGAACGGCTCGGCTGGTTGGTGCGCCGCTCGGTGGTCGTCGGCTATCACCGCTCGCCCGTCCGCTGGTACGACGGCGCATGGCGGTCGCCGTCCAGCCCCAACGGCATCCTGCCGACCCTGCAGGCCGCTCTCACCGGCGGACGTCTGGACGCGGTGTGGGCGGCAGCCCACACCGGCGAAACGCTTCCGCCTGCTCAGCCGCTGCCGATCGCCGACGGCTTGGCGCTGTCTCTTCTTCCGCTGGACCCGGACCGGTGGGCAGGCTACTTCCACCGCGCCTGCAAGGAGACCCTCTGGCCGGCCCTGGTGAACCAGCCCGACCTCATTCGGGACCGGCCCGTCCACTGGGCCGACTATGAGGCGGTGAACACCGCGTTCGCCTGTCACATCGGCTCCCTCGCCGCACAGGCAGGAACCGTCTGGCTGCACGACTACAACCTCTGGCTCGTGCCGGCCGTCCTCAAGGTGCACCGGCCCGACCTGGCCATCGGCCTGTTCCACCACACCCCGTTCCCCCACCCGGACGTATTTCGCCGCATCCCGGCAGCCGCGCAGCTGCGCGACTCGCTCGCCCAGCTGGACTGGGCCGGTTTCCATACGGCCGACTGCGCCGACAACTTCCGTCGGCTCCTCGCCGGCATCGCAGGGCCCACGCCGCGCGTCGGCGTGCATCCTCTCGGCATCGACCGCGACGCCGTCGCAGGCCTCGCCAGAACCCGTCCTCAGCGACACCACGGCAGCGACGGGACCCAGTTGGTGCTGTCCGTGGAGCGGCTCGACTACGCCAAGGCACCGGTGCAGAAGATCCGGGCCCTTGACACTCTTCTGGGCCAGGAACCCCGGCACCGGGAGCAGGTGCGCTACCGTCTGGTCTGCCCACCGCCCGAGGCAGGCATCCGAGCCTACGACTCCACCCGCGCGGAACTCGAGGCCGCAATCAACCGGATCAACCGCCGATGGCGCACGAAGTCATGGGAGCCGGTCCAGTACATCCCCCGCAACCTGGACTTCCCCGAGATCGTCGACAATTACCTGGCAGCCGACGTGTTCTGGGTGGCTTCGCTCGCCGATGGAATGAACCTCACCGCCCAGGAATACGTTACCGCGCGCCACGCCACCGGCCAGCCAGGTGTTCTGGTCCTCTCCCGTCACACGGGTGTCGCCCAGCACCTGGGAACAGCAGCCGTCTTGACCGACCCCTTGCTTCCGCACGGCCTGGTCGTCTCCCTGAGCGCAGCACTGGCCATGTCGGTTGACGAACGCGCCGCGCACATCACACGGCTGGCGGGCCTGCTCGACCTTCCGAACCCCGCCGAATGGGCCCTCACGGTCATCGACGCGATCCGTGAGAGCGTGTCTGAAAGATCGCGTAAGTCCGTGATGTGA
- a CDS encoding transposase produces the protein MRDRLDGLWCDEDFADWYPRDGRPGLSPARLATVCVLQFLLGLSDRQAAEAVRCRIDFKYAMAMELDDPGFHHSVLADFRDRLAEDGRADRLLDLALARLREAGLVRERTTQRTDSTHVLAAVRDLTRLELITEAVRAALEEVADTCSHLLDELVDEDWGRRYGRPVRLGKNPTKPMTRILAAGNDAVRLLEHLYQHGTDRAFGPRVQALRQIMVQNYHRDAAGRLRWRTAEKEGGPGLPPSSAAVVSPYDTSARYARHGHIISWKGFAAHLTETCAPDGPNVITDVATTAATTHDSQVLPGIHTRLARRGLLPAEHLVDAGYTSLPHLEQAAREHQVTVSGPLRTNSTHQHRRNEGFARDDFHIDYDHRQVTCPQGQVSQGWHGPYPTSSPTAAPLIVARFTKSHASPARHAPSAPPPAKATAPWAFPHESSVTCNSASVPSNRRPSGRRATRSAPG, from the coding sequence GTGCGTGACCGGCTGGATGGGCTGTGGTGCGACGAGGACTTCGCCGACTGGTACCCGCGGGACGGGCGTCCGGGTCTCTCGCCTGCTCGACTGGCCACCGTCTGTGTGCTGCAGTTCCTGCTCGGTCTGTCGGACCGGCAGGCCGCCGAGGCGGTGCGCTGCCGCATCGACTTCAAGTACGCGATGGCTATGGAGCTGGACGATCCCGGCTTCCATCACAGTGTGCTGGCCGATTTCCGCGACCGTCTCGCTGAAGACGGCCGTGCTGACCGCCTCCTCGACCTCGCGCTGGCCCGTCTCAGGGAGGCGGGACTGGTGCGCGAGCGCACCACGCAGCGGACCGATTCCACCCATGTCCTGGCCGCGGTGCGTGACCTGACCCGCCTGGAGCTGATCACCGAGGCGGTCCGCGCCGCACTCGAAGAGGTAGCCGACACCTGCTCTCACCTGCTGGACGAGCTGGTCGATGAGGACTGGGGGCGCCGCTACGGCCGGCCCGTCCGCCTGGGCAAGAACCCCACCAAGCCCATGACCAGGATCCTTGCCGCCGGGAACGACGCCGTCCGGCTTCTGGAACACCTCTACCAGCACGGAACGGACCGCGCGTTCGGCCCTCGCGTCCAGGCCCTGCGCCAGATCATGGTGCAGAACTACCACCGTGACGCCGCTGGACGCCTGCGCTGGCGCACCGCCGAGAAGGAGGGCGGGCCCGGGCTGCCGCCCTCGTCGGCGGCGGTCGTCTCTCCCTACGACACGTCGGCCCGCTACGCACGGCACGGGCACATCATCAGCTGGAAGGGGTTCGCCGCTCACTTGACCGAGACCTGTGCTCCCGACGGCCCCAACGTGATCACGGACGTGGCCACCACCGCGGCCACCACCCACGACAGCCAGGTCCTGCCCGGCATCCACACCCGCCTGGCGCGTCGCGGACTGCTGCCCGCCGAGCACCTGGTCGACGCCGGCTACACCTCCCTGCCCCACCTGGAACAAGCCGCCCGTGAACACCAGGTCACCGTCTCCGGGCCACTGCGGACCAATTCCACCCATCAGCATCGCCGCAACGAGGGCTTTGCCCGGGACGACTTCCACATCGACTACGACCATCGGCAGGTCACCTGCCCCCAGGGCCAGGTCAGCCAGGGCTGGCACGGACCCTACCCGACCTCCTCGCCCACAGCGGCCCCGCTGATCGTGGCCAGGTTCACCAAGAGCCACGCCAGCCCTGCCCGGCACGCGCCCAGTGCACCACCTCCCGCGAAAGCCACCGCACCGTGGGCTTTCCCCCACGAGAGCTCCGTGACCTGCAACTCCGCGTCCGTACCGAGCAACAGACGTCCGAGTGGAAGACGCGCTACGCGGTCCGCTCCGGGGTAG
- a CDS encoding transposase, with product MGFPPRELRDLQLRVRTEQQTSEWKTRYAVRSGVEGTVNEFAHGHDMRRCRYRGQGKAHIQHVLTAIAVNIERLSGLPPTEETPTPRQPTAFQNYLDQREISRPKSWRTLGT from the coding sequence GTGGGCTTTCCCCCACGAGAGCTCCGTGACCTGCAACTCCGCGTCCGTACCGAGCAACAGACGTCCGAGTGGAAGACGCGCTACGCGGTCCGCTCCGGGGTAGAGGGCACGGTCAACGAGTTCGCCCACGGACATGACATGCGACGCTGCCGCTACCGAGGGCAGGGAAAGGCCCACATCCAGCACGTCCTGACGGCCATCGCCGTCAACATCGAGCGCCTCAGCGGACTGCCACCAACCGAGGAAACACCCACGCCGCGCCAGCCAACCGCCTTCCAGAACTACCTCGACCAGCGCGAGATATCCCGGCCGAAGTCCTGGCGAACCCTGGGCACCTGA
- a CDS encoding RICIN domain-containing protein: MSTSGGSITVPFTFQASHDAFAVYLTPASSGGGFPSGYHQLVAAHDSLCLDVYGNSGSAGATIEQWTCNGQASAPRPRPQDRP, translated from the coding sequence GTGAGCACCTCGGGCGGTTCGATCACCGTGCCGTTCACGTTCCAGGCCTCGCATGACGCGTTCGCCGTCTATCTGACACCGGCCTCGTCGGGCGGCGGCTTCCCGAGCGGCTACCACCAACTCGTCGCCGCGCACGACAGCTTGTGCCTGGACGTGTACGGGAATTCCGGCAGCGCGGGCGCCACGATCGAGCAGTGGACCTGCAACGGGCAGGCGTCAGCGCCTCGACCACGCCCACAAGACCGCCCTTGA
- a CDS encoding RICIN domain-containing protein — MHAVGAGKCLDVPGASTTAGTQTQICNGAVNQNWTATASHQLTVYSGSSQLCLDAYGKGTSAGTKVITWPCDGQTNQQWNVNANGTVTSAQSGLCLDVTGAGTANGSLVQLWTCNGGSNQKWSLN; from the coding sequence GTGCACGCAGTGGGTGCGGGCAAGTGCCTGGACGTGCCGGGTGCGTCCACGACGGCGGGTACGCAGACGCAGATCTGCAACGGCGCCGTGAACCAGAACTGGACCGCGACCGCGTCCCACCAGCTCACCGTGTACTCCGGCAGCAGCCAACTGTGCCTCGACGCCTACGGCAAGGGCACAAGCGCCGGCACCAAGGTCATCACCTGGCCCTGCGACGGCCAGACCAACCAGCAGTGGAACGTCAACGCCAACGGCACCGTCACCAGCGCCCAGTCAGGCCTGTGTCTGGACGTGACCGGCGCCGGCACCGCCAACGGCAGCCTCGTACAGCTGTGGACCTGCAACGGCGGATCCAACCAGAAGTGGTCGCTGAACTGA
- a CDS encoding arabinofuranosidase catalytic domain-containing protein produces the protein MGTTRARRRPLSGREGVPWLLAALRRLGRPKNARDHELGHPPGRSSHSRWTRLVRAGAAAALVAGTLVAATTTVHTAQAATNTDHTARAVTSGPCDLYAAGGTPCVAAHSTTRALYAAYNGRLYQVRRASDNATRDIGLLSAGGYADAAAQDSFCSGTTCLITVIYDQSGRNNNLTQAPGGGAAGGPDDLADATAAPTTVGGHKAYGVFVAPGTGYRNNHTNGIATGDNPEGMYAIFDGTHYNGGCCFDYGNAETDSNDDGNGTMEAIYFGNIKVWGYGSGNGPWIMADLENGLFSGVNQHYNANDPTINHRYTTAIIKGGPNHWAIRGGNAQSGGLSTFYDGPRPNVAGYNPMRKQGAIILGTGGDNSKGAQGTFYEGVMTSGYPSDATENAVQANITAAGYSNSSGGTGTGPLHAVGAGKCLDVPGASTTAGTQLQIWDCNGATNQTWTRTSSNQLTVYSGGSQMCLDAYDNQTSAGTKTVIWPCNGGTNQQWQVNSDGTVTGMQSGLCLDVTGASTTTGSLAELWPCNGGSNQRWRLG, from the coding sequence ATGGGAACCACACGTGCACGACGCCGCCCGCTGTCAGGGCGCGAGGGCGTTCCCTGGCTGCTTGCGGCGTTACGACGCCTCGGGCGGCCGAAGAATGCGCGGGACCATGAACTCGGCCATCCGCCGGGGCGTTCGTCCCACTCCCGGTGGACTCGGCTCGTCCGGGCCGGGGCCGCGGCCGCGCTCGTCGCCGGCACACTGGTCGCCGCCACGACAACGGTCCACACGGCCCAGGCCGCCACAAACACGGACCACACGGCCCGAGCCGTCACGTCCGGGCCGTGCGACCTCTACGCGGCAGGCGGCACGCCCTGTGTGGCGGCGCACAGCACGACGCGAGCGCTGTACGCCGCGTACAACGGACGGCTCTACCAGGTCCGTCGCGCCTCGGACAACGCCACCCGGGACATCGGTCTGCTGAGCGCGGGCGGGTATGCCGACGCCGCCGCGCAGGATTCGTTCTGCTCAGGGACGACCTGCCTGATCACGGTCATCTATGACCAGTCGGGGCGCAACAACAACCTCACCCAGGCGCCCGGCGGCGGTGCCGCGGGCGGCCCCGACGACCTCGCGGACGCGACCGCCGCGCCCACCACGGTGGGAGGCCACAAGGCCTACGGCGTCTTCGTGGCGCCGGGCACGGGGTACCGCAACAACCACACGAACGGCATCGCGACCGGGGACAACCCCGAGGGCATGTACGCGATCTTCGACGGCACGCACTACAACGGCGGCTGCTGCTTCGACTACGGCAACGCCGAAACGGACAGCAACGACGACGGCAACGGCACCATGGAGGCCATCTACTTCGGCAACATCAAGGTCTGGGGCTATGGTTCGGGCAACGGTCCGTGGATCATGGCCGACCTCGAGAACGGCCTGTTCTCCGGGGTCAACCAGCATTACAACGCCAACGACCCGACCATCAACCACCGCTACACGACCGCCATCATCAAGGGCGGCCCGAACCACTGGGCGATCCGTGGCGGCAACGCGCAGTCCGGCGGCCTGTCCACCTTCTACGACGGACCGCGCCCCAACGTCGCCGGTTACAACCCGATGCGGAAGCAGGGTGCCATCATCCTGGGCACCGGCGGCGACAACAGCAAGGGCGCGCAAGGCACCTTCTACGAGGGCGTGATGACCTCCGGTTACCCGTCGGACGCCACCGAGAACGCGGTCCAGGCCAACATCACCGCGGCCGGGTACAGCAACTCCTCGGGCGGGACGGGCACCGGTCCGCTGCACGCGGTGGGCGCGGGGAAGTGCCTGGACGTGCCGGGGGCGTCCACCACGGCCGGTACGCAACTGCAGATCTGGGACTGCAACGGCGCCACCAACCAGACCTGGACCCGTACGTCCTCCAACCAGCTGACCGTGTACAGCGGCGGCAGCCAGATGTGCCTGGACGCGTACGACAACCAGACGTCCGCCGGGACCAAGACGGTGATCTGGCCGTGCAACGGCGGGACCAATCAGCAGTGGCAGGTGAACTCCGACGGCACCGTCACCGGCATGCAGTCCGGGCTCTGCCTCGATGTCACCGGCGCCTCCACGACCACCGGCTCCCTGGCCGAACTCTGGCCGTGCAACGGCGGATCGAACCAGCGATGGCGTCTCGGCTGA
- a CDS encoding LacI family DNA-binding transcriptional regulator, whose protein sequence is MNIGEIARRAGVSRSTVSYALSGKRPVATSTRRRIQDVIDELGYRPNAAARALKEGRTRTIGLVIPPAGNRLTHMQLDFVASVVDAAARVDLDVLVSPSGRDHDRSFERLISVSRVDGVILMEISLEDSRVRRLQDAGLPFVGIGHTAGDQEMSWIDVDYAGLVRHCVRHLADLGHRRVALVTRSPELVAAGYGPAHRAREGFEKALAERGIDGVEVPCGDDARSGRECVTALLESHPDLTAVTTINEAALPGVQRALADAGLEVPYDFSLTAVAGRTWAEDFHPPLTAADVPALEMGEKAVSLLVERITTPDGPPRHILLAPSISLRSSTAAAPVGRRARSHPNGVR, encoded by the coding sequence ATGAACATCGGGGAGATCGCCCGGCGCGCGGGCGTGTCACGGAGCACGGTGTCGTACGCGCTCAGCGGCAAGCGCCCCGTCGCGACCAGCACTCGCAGACGTATCCAGGACGTGATCGACGAGTTGGGCTATCGGCCCAACGCTGCCGCGAGGGCGCTCAAGGAGGGGCGGACCCGCACGATCGGTCTCGTCATCCCGCCCGCGGGGAACCGGCTCACGCACATGCAACTGGACTTTGTCGCCAGCGTGGTCGACGCTGCCGCCCGGGTGGATCTGGATGTGCTGGTGTCCCCCTCCGGCCGGGATCACGACCGTTCCTTCGAGCGGTTGATATCGGTGAGCCGCGTGGACGGTGTGATCCTCATGGAGATCAGCCTGGAGGACTCTCGTGTCCGTCGTCTGCAGGACGCCGGGCTGCCCTTCGTCGGCATCGGGCACACGGCGGGCGACCAGGAGATGTCCTGGATCGACGTCGACTATGCCGGCCTGGTCCGGCACTGCGTGCGGCACCTCGCCGATCTGGGGCACCGCCGGGTGGCTCTGGTGACCCGCTCCCCCGAGCTCGTCGCGGCGGGTTACGGCCCCGCCCACAGGGCCAGGGAGGGCTTCGAGAAGGCCCTCGCGGAACGGGGGATCGACGGCGTCGAAGTGCCGTGCGGGGACGATGCCCGTTCCGGCCGGGAATGCGTCACCGCGCTCCTGGAGAGTCATCCTGATCTCACCGCTGTCACCACCATCAACGAGGCCGCCCTGCCCGGTGTCCAGAGGGCGTTGGCGGACGCCGGTCTCGAAGTGCCGTACGACTTCTCCCTCACCGCGGTGGCGGGCAGGACGTGGGCCGAGGACTTCCACCCGCCGCTCACGGCGGCGGACGTACCGGCCCTGGAGATGGGCGAGAAGGCCGTATCCCTGCTGGTGGAACGCATTACCACGCCGGACGGCCCGCCTCGGCACATCCTGCTGGCACCGTCGATCTCGCTGCGCTCCAGCACAGCCGCCGCTCCCGTCGGCCGCCGGGCGCGCAGTCATCCGAACGGGGTGCGGTAG